Proteins encoded in a region of the Paenibacillus pedocola genome:
- a CDS encoding YqzM family protein: protein MDVNAKVRDPREHINEEPRNDLGDLMTGFFGMTGFMTVVFFGMVIIKFIFSE from the coding sequence ATGGATGTCAATGCTAAGGTACGGGACCCGCGGGAGCATATCAACGAAGAGCCCCGCAACGATCTGGGCGATTTAATGACTGGTTTTTTCGGAATGACAGGATTCATGACTGTCGTATTCTTCGGAATGGTTATCATCAAGTTCATTTTTTCCGAGTAA
- the trxA gene encoding thioredoxin — translation MAIVNVSDQSFVNEVEGQGTVVVDFWAPWCGPCKMLAPILEELSTELGDGVKIAKLNVDENPETASRFGVMSIPTLIFFKDGQPVDKVVGLNSKDSLKNIVAKHQ, via the coding sequence ATGGCTATCGTGAACGTGTCTGACCAATCCTTCGTTAATGAAGTGGAAGGTCAAGGTACTGTAGTAGTAGACTTCTGGGCTCCTTGGTGCGGCCCTTGCAAAATGCTTGCCCCTATTCTGGAGGAATTGTCCACCGAGCTGGGAGACGGCGTTAAAATTGCCAAATTAAATGTTGACGAGAATCCGGAAACGGCTTCCCGCTTTGGAGTAATGAGCATTCCTACACTGATCTTCTTCAAAGACGGTCAACCGGTAGATAAAGTTGTTGGATTGAACTCCAAGGATTCCCTTAAGAATATTGTAGCTAAACATCAATAA
- a CDS encoding helix-turn-helix transcriptional regulator: MNNKMIEDNHEFLELCLFTPSAYEKCGAAWPIRLGHNIAKPNYHIGPRTTPYYYLLFVLEGQGTFHQNHHTYTLGKNDVFCLFPQVIHEYYTHPDHLLQKVFIAFDGKQALRLLEKIGLSLHSPHAAGILTPEVIQLMWDFFSLVKSDSHSDLGRLILFHRIFDQLLAAVQNTASGEDPNVSWLQKGHEYMEIHYAEGITVERVAAYVGVDRTYFTKQFRKTYGITPIQFIQDLKMKEARRLLEQTSYTLSEIAQSVGYPDLFSFSKAFKKQLGAAPTRFRYEVRNQIP; this comes from the coding sequence ATGAACAACAAAATGATCGAGGATAATCATGAGTTTTTGGAGCTCTGCTTATTCACTCCTTCCGCATATGAAAAGTGCGGTGCAGCTTGGCCTATCCGGCTGGGGCACAACATCGCCAAACCAAACTATCATATCGGCCCCCGGACAACGCCTTATTATTATTTGCTTTTTGTGCTGGAGGGACAAGGAACGTTCCATCAGAATCACCATACCTACACGCTTGGCAAAAACGATGTGTTCTGCCTGTTTCCGCAGGTCATTCACGAATACTACACGCATCCTGACCATCTCCTGCAAAAAGTCTTTATTGCCTTTGATGGAAAACAGGCTCTCCGGCTGCTCGAAAAAATCGGACTAAGTCTCCACAGCCCCCATGCAGCAGGCATTTTGACTCCCGAAGTGATCCAGCTGATGTGGGATTTTTTCAGCCTGGTGAAATCAGACAGCCACAGTGACCTGGGAAGGCTGATTCTGTTCCACCGTATCTTTGATCAGCTGCTTGCTGCCGTTCAGAATACAGCTTCGGGCGAAGACCCGAATGTATCCTGGCTGCAAAAGGGGCATGAATATATGGAGATTCATTATGCAGAGGGAATTACTGTTGAGAGAGTAGCCGCTTATGTGGGTGTGGACCGCACCTATTTCACCAAACAGTTCCGCAAGACGTACGGAATTACTCCAATCCAGTTTATTCAGGATCTCAAAATGAAAGAGGCCAGGCGCTTATTGGAGCAAACCAGCTACACCCTGTCCGAGATTGCTCAATCTGTAGGATATCCGGATCTCTTCTCCTTCTCAAAGGCATTTAAGAAGCAGCTTGGTGCTGCACCTACACGCTTCAGGTATGAAGTTCGTAACCAAATCCCGTAA
- a CDS encoding CPBP family intramembrane glutamic endopeptidase, translating into MNSVGQPLQQRPLTTRVILAGVLGLIVFIMFQVAPQLLSGSGEEDTTVISKTEARTKAAAFAAQQLGHPQTAQDEWMVSYQTDSSFYGYMSREKLLEDYSKKKLDQRYPFDVFHAVLYTSGTSDPLLAVDLNMYTGEVAAFALGANANSGEGLNYGSIPAAGTSKGIYPEGSENGGLTLEQKENLARPWLKLWGANPAKLQIEANTEGYGLVYSNSSVKVGESPLSYQFSFLDGGVSYFRAGFTAPAWHDTYVEDQTSLAKKLTLYGYGLPTLALGILALIFSILRRGHTSFVRGIFLSSVHFLIMMISTYNMLPESSADNAEARITAVVMFIIYALYSLLMSSLLYFSLVGGNGLWRQEEGLNPWPRAKEPGYGKYVLDSIRAGYVWALILLGVQTVMFIILSYTLHNWSTTDASQSPYNMRYAWLLPIVAWLAGLSEEAVYRLFGIRMLKKLVKNTFIASLITTLIWAFGHTLYPIYPVSSRPIELTVIGLLFSYIFLRYGFIAVMFAHVVFDSILMGATLIFMQESVNIGAGIVTIIMPFVVGYIVYRFNPPNKSGHPKPKGPEEPLQPAGI; encoded by the coding sequence ATGAATTCCGTCGGCCAGCCTTTACAGCAGCGGCCTCTTACCACCAGAGTCATTCTCGCGGGCGTGCTTGGTCTTATCGTATTCATTATGTTTCAGGTGGCCCCTCAGCTCCTCTCCGGTTCGGGTGAGGAAGATACTACCGTCATCAGCAAGACCGAGGCCCGTACGAAAGCTGCCGCATTCGCAGCACAGCAGCTCGGCCATCCACAGACTGCTCAGGATGAATGGATGGTCAGCTACCAGACCGACTCCTCCTTTTACGGCTATATGTCCCGGGAGAAGCTTCTGGAGGACTACAGTAAAAAGAAGCTCGATCAACGGTATCCGTTCGATGTCTTTCATGCTGTACTCTATACTTCCGGCACATCTGATCCGCTTCTAGCTGTAGATCTCAATATGTATACAGGCGAGGTTGCAGCCTTTGCACTGGGCGCGAATGCTAATTCCGGTGAGGGACTGAACTACGGAAGTATTCCCGCCGCAGGCACTTCGAAGGGAATCTATCCTGAAGGCAGCGAAAACGGCGGCCTGACGCTTGAACAAAAGGAAAATCTGGCCCGCCCATGGCTTAAGTTATGGGGAGCTAACCCGGCTAAGCTGCAGATCGAAGCGAACACCGAAGGCTACGGGCTTGTCTATTCGAACAGCTCAGTCAAAGTGGGCGAGTCACCGCTGAGTTATCAGTTTAGTTTTCTGGACGGGGGCGTCTCCTACTTCAGAGCCGGCTTTACCGCTCCAGCCTGGCATGACACCTATGTAGAGGATCAGACCTCTCTGGCTAAAAAGCTGACCCTTTACGGGTATGGCCTGCCAACCCTGGCCCTCGGTATTCTCGCGCTGATCTTCAGCATCCTGAGAAGGGGACATACCTCTTTTGTACGGGGGATCTTTCTAAGCTCGGTACATTTTCTGATCATGATGATCAGCACGTACAATATGCTGCCGGAATCAAGCGCCGACAATGCTGAAGCCCGCATAACCGCAGTAGTCATGTTCATCATCTACGCTCTCTACAGCCTGCTGATGTCTTCACTGCTCTACTTCTCACTGGTCGGAGGCAACGGCCTGTGGCGCCAAGAAGAAGGCCTGAATCCCTGGCCGCGTGCCAAAGAGCCCGGTTACGGCAAGTATGTGCTGGACAGTATTCGTGCCGGCTATGTATGGGCGCTTATTCTGCTGGGTGTGCAGACGGTTATGTTCATTATTCTATCGTATACCCTCCATAACTGGTCGACCACGGACGCCAGCCAGTCTCCCTATAATATGAGATACGCCTGGCTGCTGCCGATCGTCGCCTGGCTTGCCGGCTTGTCCGAGGAGGCCGTCTACCGCCTGTTCGGTATCCGGATGCTCAAGAAGCTCGTCAAGAATACCTTTATCGCTTCGCTGATCACCACATTGATCTGGGCTTTCGGCCATACGCTGTATCCGATTTATCCGGTCAGCTCACGGCCGATTGAGCTGACGGTCATCGGATTGCTGTTCAGCTATATCTTCCTCCGTTACGGCTTTATTGCCGTGATGTTCGCCCATGTCGTATTTGACAGCATCCTGATGGGCGCGACATTGATCTTCATGCAGGAGAGTGTGAATATAGGTGCCGGCATCGTCACGATTATCATGCCGTTTGTGGTCGGCTATATCGTGTACCGGTTTAATCCGCCGAACAAGTCAGGTCATCCGAAGCCAAAAGGGCCGGAAGAGCCGCTTCAGCCCGCTGGCATTTAA
- the dnaI gene encoding primosomal protein DnaI: MESMGEVLRSMNNPALRQRSRDLEQNLLSHPLVKQLQAEHPELDEPRLRLHLSRLYQYVQESRNCANCPGLDNCPNDFQGHYSKLTVETVNGSPDLYERKTACNLKVAQDNQDSIRKRIRSFYVDERVLNGGYDEMDIMGKDPRRASAVNKIFDYITGVKEDGLTSQGIYLHGTFGTGKTFLMCYLLHELAVAGYSGVIVYMPDFIEDLKSIMLDGQKLKETVDTLKNCDLLIFDDIGAENLNPWARDHVLGAILNYRMNRKPTFYTSNYPLDGLEKHLSFTSKDGEEVYKGQRLMDRIAPFVDVIPLHGENQRGTNR; this comes from the coding sequence ATGGAGTCTATGGGCGAAGTGCTGCGTTCGATGAACAATCCGGCTCTGCGCCAGCGTTCCCGTGATCTTGAGCAGAATTTGCTGAGCCATCCCTTGGTTAAGCAGCTTCAGGCCGAGCATCCCGAGCTGGATGAGCCGCGGCTGCGGCTTCATCTGAGCCGGCTGTACCAGTATGTACAGGAGAGCCGCAACTGCGCGAACTGTCCGGGTCTAGACAACTGCCCGAATGATTTCCAGGGCCATTACAGCAAGTTAACGGTTGAGACGGTGAACGGCTCGCCGGATTTATATGAACGTAAGACGGCTTGCAATCTGAAGGTAGCGCAAGACAACCAGGATAGCATCCGCAAACGGATCCGCAGCTTCTATGTGGATGAGCGCGTGCTGAACGGCGGCTATGATGAAATGGATATTATGGGCAAGGACCCGCGCAGGGCCTCAGCCGTGAACAAAATATTTGATTATATTACCGGAGTCAAAGAAGACGGGCTGACTTCGCAGGGGATCTATCTGCATGGTACCTTCGGGACAGGCAAAACCTTCCTGATGTGCTACCTCCTCCACGAGCTGGCGGTTGCCGGGTACAGCGGCGTGATTGTATACATGCCTGATTTTATCGAGGATCTGAAGTCGATTATGCTGGACGGCCAGAAGCTGAAGGAAACGGTGGATACACTGAAAAACTGTGATCTGCTGATTTTTGATGATATTGGTGCGGAGAATTTGAATCCCTGGGCGCGTGACCATGTGCTGGGGGCCATTCTGAATTACCGGATGAACCGCAAGCCGACCTTCTATACCTCGAATTATCCGCTGGATGGCCTGGAGAAGCATCTCAGCTTCACCAGCAAGGACGGCGAAGAGGTCTACAAAGGCCAGCGGCTGATGGACCGGATCGCTCCGTTTGTTGATGTAATTCCTCTGCATGGAGAGAATCAGCGCGGAACAAACCGGTAA
- a CDS encoding helicase DnaB: MRMSNLHHFTEHHRYCVSREFGLSHVDSRMLGSVYQPMVGAFAISLYRLLFEHIPAEAIGYSAVEQQRRLFMTLGVEPNEKGRKYLVDQASRLEAVGLLATCRIYMPENDDYMYEYELMPPLSPADFFATQHLTLLLRDKIGKFAVLSLREQFWNREPEEWSRRSIGKENISLPFYDIFQLNTHVIDYELEQALAEVATVRQPGFSENGEPAIGYSDIILRFPRESVNRVHVEKLRFDHTQMGVINYVARKYELGPQDLCRLLDEDDVFTPDGEVILDTLQHKASQHFRQDMKRQEKREIAAAKVVSLRSAAAGEIDDSNILQEQPVEMEYYVEVPPQFLTKCDIHQYNMMLRNEPYTRLLQTFFPGAVPGQLMDIFEKIDLNYKLSGEVINVLIHYLMTMVASGGDQRMNRNFVEAIASNMLVKQVNTYEKAVRYIRDQSKVKGKGAASGSSGAASGTRQRSYAKSGGRSGKPEIPIVLDDGSAGTVSDEEFAAMMKKAAEIKAGKKKGALRTP, encoded by the coding sequence ATGCGCATGAGTAACCTGCATCATTTCACCGAACATCATCGGTACTGCGTTTCCCGCGAATTCGGTCTAAGCCATGTGGATTCACGTATGCTGGGCTCGGTCTATCAGCCGATGGTTGGAGCCTTTGCAATCAGCCTCTACAGGCTGCTGTTTGAGCATATTCCGGCAGAAGCGATCGGCTACTCCGCAGTGGAGCAGCAGCGCAGGCTGTTTATGACGCTGGGTGTTGAACCGAACGAGAAGGGCCGTAAATATTTAGTGGATCAGGCTTCCAGGCTGGAGGCGGTGGGGCTGCTTGCCACCTGCCGGATTTACATGCCGGAGAATGATGATTATATGTATGAATACGAGCTGATGCCGCCGCTGTCGCCGGCTGATTTTTTTGCAACCCAGCATTTGACGCTGCTGCTGCGTGACAAGATCGGCAAGTTCGCCGTGCTGTCGCTGCGTGAGCAGTTCTGGAACCGGGAACCGGAAGAATGGAGCCGCCGTTCCATCGGCAAAGAGAATATATCCCTGCCATTTTATGATATTTTCCAATTAAATACGCATGTGATTGATTATGAACTGGAGCAGGCCCTGGCCGAAGTGGCTACGGTGCGTCAGCCCGGATTCAGCGAAAACGGTGAGCCGGCGATCGGGTACAGCGATATCATTTTACGCTTTCCGCGGGAGTCAGTGAACCGGGTTCATGTCGAGAAGCTGCGCTTTGACCATACCCAGATGGGCGTGATTAACTACGTAGCCCGCAAGTACGAGCTGGGTCCGCAGGATTTATGCCGCTTGCTCGATGAGGATGATGTGTTCACACCGGACGGCGAAGTGATACTGGATACGCTGCAGCATAAGGCGAGCCAGCATTTCCGCCAGGACATGAAACGCCAGGAGAAACGGGAAATTGCTGCGGCGAAGGTGGTTTCACTGCGCTCGGCTGCCGCCGGGGAAATAGATGATTCCAATATCCTGCAGGAGCAGCCGGTAGAGATGGAGTATTATGTGGAGGTGCCTCCGCAATTCCTGACCAAATGCGATATCCACCAATATAATATGATGCTCCGCAACGAGCCTTATACCCGGCTGCTGCAAACCTTTTTTCCGGGTGCAGTTCCGGGCCAGCTAATGGATATTTTTGAGAAAATAGATCTCAATTACAAGCTGAGCGGAGAAGTTATCAATGTGCTGATCCATTATTTGATGACAATGGTGGCCTCCGGCGGCGATCAGCGGATGAACCGCAATTTCGTCGAAGCCATTGCCTCCAATATGCTGGTGAAGCAAGTGAACACCTACGAGAAAGCCGTGCGTTACATCCGCGACCAGTCCAAGGTCAAGGGCAAAGGAGCAGCCTCCGGGTCTTCCGGAGCAGCGTCCGGAACACGCCAGCGTTCGTATGCCAAGAGCGGCGGACGGTCAGGCAAGCCGGAGATTCCGATTGTGCTCGATGACGGCAGTGCCGGAACCGTATCGGATGAAGAATTCGCGGCGATGATGAAGAAAGCGGCCGAGATTAAGGCCGGCAAGAAGAAGGGCGCTCTTAGGACGCCGTAA
- a CDS encoding ABC transporter ATP-binding protein, protein MTPYKLTTEAAEPAAVECRGLKLKMKKKIILDDISFDIPQGSLTGLLGPNGAGKSSLLRIISGLVSPDAGAVQIFGKPAGVKQLGSLSLLPDRSSLPGWLSVKEWLEFACGIYPDWDQAKAQELQQQLSVSGESLISAMSRGEEARLQLLTCLSRKAPLIILDEPFTGVDLISRERIASAVVGELADGARTFLIATHDIREMELLFDRLILIGEGRVRSIEDVEQLRRSGKSVESRYREVFA, encoded by the coding sequence ATGACACCTTATAAGCTCACCACGGAAGCGGCAGAACCTGCGGCGGTAGAGTGCCGCGGCCTAAAACTTAAAATGAAGAAAAAAATCATTCTCGACGATATCAGCTTTGATATTCCGCAAGGCAGCCTGACCGGTCTGCTCGGACCTAACGGTGCAGGCAAGTCCTCCCTGCTGCGCATCATCTCCGGGCTGGTGTCTCCAGATGCCGGTGCGGTGCAAATTTTCGGTAAGCCTGCAGGTGTGAAGCAGCTTGGCAGCCTCTCGCTGCTGCCGGACCGCAGCAGTCTCCCGGGCTGGCTGAGCGTTAAGGAATGGCTGGAATTTGCCTGCGGGATCTACCCGGACTGGGATCAGGCCAAAGCGCAGGAGCTGCAGCAGCAGCTGTCCGTTTCCGGGGAGTCACTGATCTCGGCAATGTCCCGCGGGGAGGAAGCACGGCTTCAGCTCCTGACCTGCCTGTCCCGCAAGGCTCCGCTGATCATTCTGGATGAACCGTTCACCGGCGTTGATCTGATCTCCAGAGAACGGATCGCCTCGGCTGTAGTGGGTGAACTCGCTGACGGTGCGCGGACCTTTCTCATCGCGACCCATGATATCCGCGAAATGGAGCTGCTCTTCGACCGGCTGATTCTGATCGGCGAAGGCAGAGTCCGCAGCATCGAGGATGTAGAACAGCTCCGCCGTTCCGGAAAATCCGTGGAATCACGTTACCGGGAAGTGTTCGCATGA
- a CDS encoding TrkH family potassium uptake protein has product MLASPLPKFAEFRFLKLSPPQILVLGFATAILIGTLLLMLPYSSASGHSLRFIDALFTATSATCVTGLVVVDTGTYFSTFGQIVILVLIQVGGLGFMTMATLFALLLKRRISLRDRLILQEAMNQSSMEGIVRLIRKVLVYSLVIEASAAVLLTLRWAADMDIGRAMYFGVFHAVSMFNNAGFDIFGEYRSLTGYAGDSVVNIVVMFLIISGGIGFIVMADLIDYRKSRRLMLHSKVVLSMTAALILIGTVVIFIFEFTNPNTFGQLHLGGKIWAAFFQSVSPRTAGANTVDIAGLRQATQFFIVILMFIGASPGSTGGGIKTTTFTLMIGAVVSMLRGREDIVLFRYRLAQERVFKALTITLLALLLIVAVSMVLSTTEGRPFLMILFETTSAFATVGLSMGLTPELSETGKILICLTMFAGRLGLLTLAYALGPKQGKALYKYPEGKMIIG; this is encoded by the coding sequence ATGTTGGCTTCACCCCTTCCTAAATTTGCGGAATTCAGATTCCTGAAGCTGTCTCCGCCCCAGATTCTGGTGCTTGGCTTTGCTACGGCTATTCTGATCGGAACACTGCTGTTAATGCTGCCCTATTCCAGTGCATCTGGTCATTCCCTAAGATTTATAGATGCACTCTTCACTGCAACATCCGCAACCTGTGTAACCGGACTTGTCGTGGTGGATACCGGCACCTATTTCAGTACCTTCGGACAAATCGTTATCCTGGTGCTGATTCAGGTCGGAGGCCTCGGCTTTATGACGATGGCTACCTTGTTTGCACTCCTGCTGAAACGCAGAATCTCGCTGCGGGACCGGCTGATCCTCCAGGAAGCCATGAATCAAAGCTCAATGGAGGGCATTGTACGGCTGATCCGCAAGGTGCTGGTGTACTCACTGGTTATCGAAGCAAGCGCTGCGGTTCTGCTGACACTGCGCTGGGCGGCTGATATGGATATTGGCCGCGCTATGTATTTCGGTGTCTTTCATGCCGTGTCTATGTTCAATAATGCCGGATTTGACATCTTCGGGGAATACCGCAGCCTGACCGGATATGCCGGCGATTCTGTAGTCAATATCGTCGTCATGTTTCTGATTATTTCCGGGGGTATCGGGTTCATCGTGATGGCCGACCTGATCGATTACCGCAAAAGCCGCAGGCTGATGCTGCACAGCAAGGTGGTTCTGTCGATGACGGCAGCACTGATCCTGATCGGAACGGTCGTAATCTTTATCTTTGAGTTTACGAACCCTAATACGTTCGGCCAACTTCACCTCGGCGGTAAAATATGGGCTGCATTCTTTCAATCGGTATCGCCGCGTACGGCAGGAGCCAATACGGTGGATATTGCCGGCCTGCGCCAGGCTACACAGTTTTTCATTGTAATTCTGATGTTCATCGGCGCTTCTCCGGGCTCGACCGGCGGGGGGATCAAGACAACAACCTTCACCCTGATGATCGGTGCGGTGGTTTCGATGCTGCGCGGACGTGAAGACATTGTACTGTTCCGCTACCGGCTGGCCCAGGAACGTGTCTTCAAGGCTCTGACGATTACCCTGCTTGCCCTGCTGCTGATTGTTGCCGTCTCCATGGTGCTCTCCACAACGGAGGGACGGCCGTTCCTGATGATTTTATTTGAGACCACTTCAGCCTTTGCTACCGTAGGACTCAGTATGGGACTGACCCCGGAATTGTCGGAGACCGGCAAAATTCTGATCTGCCTGACTATGTTCGCCGGACGTTTAGGGTTGTTGACACTGGCCTATGCACTGGGCCCGAAACAGGGTAAAGCATTGTATAAGTATCCGGAAGGCAAAATGATAATTGGATAA
- the uvrC gene encoding excinuclease ABC subunit UvrC encodes MDYSDNIRNKLALLPDLPGCYLMKNEEGTIIYVGKAKVLKNRVRSYFTGSHNGKTQRLVANIVDFEYIVTSSNMEALILECNLIKKHMPRYNVLLKDDKTFPYLKITNEAHPRLEVTRRVLKDKAKYFGPYPNSYAAQQTKKLLDRMYPLRKCGVMPKEVCLYYHMGQCLAPCEKEVPKSAYDEITRDIASFLGGGHEAVKKDLQQKMQEAAEELYFERAKELRDQIIHIDALMEKQKINTADTKDRDVFGYAVDKGWMCVQILYMRQGKMIQRHSSAFPFYGEAYSDFMSYVTQYYSDNPALPQEILLPEAVSEGTEKPSGATAAAAVTAGKLAAAIDSEDAGGELEPAEQDAEREAAAAEATAVGTVDAAGGAAALQEWLGVKVLVPQRGLKKQMVGMACQNSRVALDEKFRLIERDEERTSGAAFGLGQSLGLESLNRIEAFDNSNIQGTNPVSAMVVFIDGKPARKEYRKYKVRTVQGPDDYETMREVIRRRYERVLKEDLPQPDLIVVDGGKGQISSAIDILQNELGLYIPVCGLVKDDKHKTAQLLIGDSAEPVPLARDSQEFYLLQRIQDEVHRFAITFHREQRGKSMVTSKLDSIPGIGEKRRKLLLKHFGSLKKIKEASIEDFRPLSIGEKLAGQILAALNDEELS; translated from the coding sequence ATGGACTATAGCGATAATATCCGCAATAAGCTGGCACTGCTGCCCGACCTGCCCGGGTGCTATCTGATGAAGAATGAAGAAGGCACCATTATTTATGTAGGCAAGGCCAAAGTGCTGAAGAACCGTGTCCGGTCTTATTTTACAGGCAGCCATAACGGGAAAACCCAGCGGCTTGTCGCCAATATTGTTGATTTTGAATATATTGTTACCTCCAGCAATATGGAAGCGCTCATCCTCGAGTGTAATCTGATTAAAAAGCATATGCCGCGGTATAACGTGCTCCTGAAGGATGACAAGACGTTTCCGTACTTGAAAATAACGAATGAAGCGCATCCCCGTCTGGAAGTGACACGCCGGGTGCTTAAAGATAAAGCTAAATATTTTGGACCATATCCGAATAGCTATGCCGCACAGCAGACCAAAAAGCTGCTCGACCGGATGTATCCGCTGCGCAAATGCGGTGTGATGCCGAAAGAAGTGTGCCTGTATTACCACATGGGTCAATGTCTGGCCCCTTGCGAGAAGGAAGTCCCTAAGTCAGCTTATGATGAAATAACGCGCGATATCGCCTCTTTCCTTGGGGGAGGACATGAAGCGGTCAAAAAGGACCTGCAGCAGAAAATGCAGGAGGCTGCGGAGGAGCTGTACTTCGAACGCGCCAAGGAGCTGCGTGATCAGATTATCCACATCGATGCCCTGATGGAGAAGCAGAAGATAAATACTGCAGATACGAAAGACCGCGATGTGTTCGGCTATGCCGTGGACAAGGGCTGGATGTGCGTGCAGATTCTGTACATGCGCCAGGGGAAAATGATCCAGCGCCACTCGTCCGCTTTTCCGTTCTACGGGGAAGCTTACAGCGACTTCATGTCGTATGTCACGCAATATTACAGTGATAACCCAGCGCTGCCGCAGGAAATTCTGCTGCCGGAGGCGGTAAGCGAGGGCACGGAGAAGCCGTCCGGAGCAACGGCCGCTGCTGCGGTGACGGCCGGCAAACTAGCTGCGGCGATTGACAGTGAAGATGCCGGCGGAGAGCTGGAGCCGGCAGAGCAGGACGCGGAACGCGAAGCTGCGGCCGCCGAAGCTACCGCAGTCGGTACGGTAGATGCAGCCGGCGGTGCTGCTGCCCTGCAGGAGTGGCTGGGCGTCAAGGTGCTTGTGCCGCAGCGCGGGCTGAAGAAGCAGATGGTCGGCATGGCCTGCCAGAACAGCCGCGTGGCGCTTGACGAGAAGTTCCGGCTCATTGAACGTGATGAGGAGCGTACTTCCGGAGCGGCATTCGGCCTCGGCCAGAGCCTGGGGCTGGAATCGCTGAACCGGATTGAAGCATTCGATAACTCGAATATCCAGGGAACCAATCCGGTCTCAGCCATGGTCGTCTTCATTGACGGCAAACCTGCACGCAAGGAATACCGCAAATACAAGGTCCGCACGGTGCAGGGGCCGGATGATTATGAAACGATGCGTGAGGTGATCCGCCGCCGGTATGAACGGGTGCTGAAGGAGGATCTGCCGCAGCCGGATCTGATAGTCGTGGACGGCGGCAAAGGGCAGATCTCCTCGGCGATTGATATATTGCAGAATGAGCTAGGGCTCTACATCCCGGTCTGCGGTCTGGTTAAGGACGATAAGCATAAGACGGCCCAGCTGCTGATCGGAGATTCCGCCGAACCGGTGCCGCTGGCACGGGACAGCCAGGAATTCTACCTGCTGCAGCGCATTCAGGATGAGGTTCACCGCTTCGCGATTACCTTCCACCGCGAGCAGCGCGGCAAATCGATGGTAACCTCGAAGCTGGATTCCATTCCGGGGATCGGCGAGAAGCGGCGGAAGCTGCTGCTTAAGCATTTTGGCTCACTGAAGAAAATCAAGGAAGCCTCTATCGAGGATTTCCGTCCGCTCTCCATCGGAGAAAAGCTGGCAGGGCAGATCCTTGCGGCGCTTAACGATGAGGAGCTGTCTTAA
- a CDS encoding GntR family transcriptional regulator: MDQSFELLPEQFQINPSLPIYEQFVEAIQGRIVSGLIPPGSRLPSVRDLAAGRGVNPTTAARTYQELERMGLIVTYRGQGTFVTREDAVIGEARKVIMRKAIKEFKAAADTLGMSAEQLLEFDKEDSNDTL, translated from the coding sequence ATGGATCAGTCCTTTGAGCTTTTGCCGGAGCAGTTTCAAATCAATCCCTCGCTGCCGATCTATGAACAATTTGTAGAGGCTATTCAGGGGAGAATCGTCAGCGGCCTCATTCCGCCCGGCTCGCGGCTGCCCTCAGTCAGAGATCTGGCTGCGGGAAGAGGTGTCAATCCCACTACCGCGGCCAGAACCTATCAGGAGCTGGAGCGTATGGGGCTAATCGTTACCTACCGCGGACAGGGAACGTTTGTCACCAGGGAAGATGCTGTAATCGGCGAGGCGCGCAAGGTCATCATGCGCAAGGCAATAAAGGAATTTAAAGCTGCAGCGGATACACTTGGCATGTCCGCTGAGCAATTGCTGGAATTCGATAAGGAGGATTCAAATGACACCTTATAA
- a CDS encoding potassium channel family protein — MKAQQFVVIGLGRFGSSLALELMAMGYEVLGIDHMEERVEEMSGQLTHAVMADATDEGIMRSLGVRNFDCGIVAIGDNMERSILAAILLKELGIKQVVAKAISILHGRALSKLGVDRVIFPERDMGIRVAHQLVTPHLLDYIEISKDYKIVELNVPSCMDGKSLSELNTRAKYGCSIIALNRKDGIIVAPTAHDHVSQGDIMVVIGSNESIEEFEDQAVNVES; from the coding sequence ATGAAAGCACAGCAGTTTGTGGTGATCGGCCTTGGCCGCTTCGGATCAAGTCTGGCGCTTGAGCTGATGGCAATGGGCTATGAAGTGCTCGGAATCGACCACATGGAAGAGCGGGTGGAGGAAATGAGCGGGCAGCTGACTCATGCCGTGATGGCGGATGCGACGGATGAGGGAATTATGCGATCCCTGGGCGTTCGCAATTTCGACTGCGGTATTGTCGCGATCGGGGATAACATGGAGCGGAGCATTCTGGCGGCAATTCTGCTGAAAGAGCTGGGTATCAAGCAGGTAGTGGCGAAGGCGATCTCGATCCTGCACGGGCGTGCACTGTCGAAGCTGGGCGTGGACCGGGTTATTTTTCCTGAACGGGATATGGGAATCCGTGTAGCGCATCAGCTGGTGACTCCCCATTTGCTGGATTACATCGAAATCTCCAAGGATTACAAAATTGTCGAGCTGAATGTGCCCTCCTGCATGGACGGAAAAAGCCTCTCGGAGCTGAATACCCGCGCCAAGTACGGCTGCAGCATTATCGCCCTCAACCGGAAGGACGGGATTATCGTTGCACCTACAGCCCATGACCATGTGAGCCAGGGCGACATTATGGTTGTCATCGGCTCCAATGAGAGCATTGAAGAGTTTGAGGATCAGGCTGTGAATGTGGAATCATAG